Proteins encoded together in one Sinorhizobium meliloti window:
- the murJ gene encoding murein biosynthesis integral membrane protein MurJ produces the protein MSLVKKFATVGGATLGSRLFGFIRETFMAAALGTGPVADAFNTAFRLPNTFRRLFAEGAFNSAFVPLFAREIEAHGMEGARRFSEEVFGVLFTVLLLLTIAMELAMPFIVGQLIAPGFADDPAKFTSTVTFATIMFPYLACMSLAAMMAGMLNSLHRYFAAAIAPVFLNFILIGVLAYAWYSGQDAVAVGYDLSWGVLAAGLVQLAIVWVAVRNAGIRIGFRRPRLTANVKRLLVLALPAAITGGITQINLLINTNIASAKEGAVSSLVYADRIYQLPLGVVGIAVATVLLPELARALRGGNLNEAANLQNRSVEFTLFLTLPAAAALLVMSEPIVRLLFERGQFSPESTVVVGHILAIYGLGLPAFVLIKAFIPGFFAREDTRTPMIFAGISVAVNVSLALTLFPSLAASGIATAEIVAGWVNALLLFATLVWRGHWGRDIPLLTRIPRLVIAAAVMAAALYFAVDWLALPLSSAAPLATRALTLCGLIAAAMAIYFAVAFGTGGASLSMIRRSVKRGAPASSAERASEGADRQ, from the coding sequence ATGAGTCTGGTCAAGAAATTCGCTACCGTCGGCGGCGCAACGCTCGGAAGCCGGCTCTTCGGCTTCATCCGGGAAACCTTCATGGCGGCAGCGCTCGGCACCGGCCCGGTCGCCGACGCCTTCAACACCGCCTTCCGGCTGCCGAACACCTTTCGCAGGCTTTTTGCCGAAGGGGCGTTCAATTCGGCCTTCGTGCCGCTTTTCGCCAGGGAGATCGAGGCGCACGGCATGGAAGGCGCACGGCGCTTTTCCGAGGAGGTCTTCGGCGTCCTCTTCACCGTTCTTCTTCTGCTGACGATCGCCATGGAACTGGCGATGCCTTTCATCGTCGGGCAGTTGATCGCTCCCGGATTTGCCGACGACCCCGCGAAATTCACAAGCACCGTCACCTTCGCGACGATCATGTTTCCCTATCTCGCCTGCATGTCGCTGGCGGCAATGATGGCGGGCATGCTCAATTCGCTGCACCGCTATTTCGCGGCAGCCATCGCGCCGGTCTTCCTGAACTTCATCCTGATCGGCGTGCTGGCCTATGCCTGGTACAGCGGCCAGGATGCGGTCGCGGTCGGCTATGATCTCTCCTGGGGGGTGCTGGCCGCGGGCCTCGTGCAACTGGCGATCGTCTGGGTCGCGGTGCGCAATGCCGGAATCCGGATCGGCTTTCGCCGACCCCGGCTGACGGCGAACGTCAAACGCCTGCTGGTGCTGGCGCTTCCCGCGGCGATCACCGGCGGCATCACGCAGATCAACCTCCTGATCAACACCAATATCGCTTCTGCAAAGGAAGGCGCCGTCTCGTCGCTCGTCTATGCCGACCGCATCTATCAGCTGCCGCTCGGCGTCGTCGGCATTGCCGTTGCGACCGTGCTTCTGCCCGAGCTTGCGCGGGCTCTGCGCGGCGGCAATCTCAACGAGGCGGCAAACCTGCAGAACCGTTCCGTCGAATTCACGCTGTTCCTGACACTTCCCGCCGCCGCGGCACTGCTCGTCATGTCGGAGCCGATCGTCCGGCTCCTCTTCGAGCGCGGCCAGTTCTCGCCGGAATCCACCGTCGTCGTTGGTCATATTCTGGCGATCTACGGCCTCGGCCTGCCGGCCTTCGTGCTGATCAAGGCCTTCATTCCCGGCTTCTTCGCCCGCGAGGATACCCGCACGCCGATGATCTTCGCCGGAATTTCCGTGGCAGTGAACGTCTCCCTGGCGCTGACGCTCTTTCCGTCGCTTGCCGCCAGCGGCATCGCGACGGCCGAAATCGTCGCCGGCTGGGTGAACGCCCTGCTTCTTTTCGCGACGCTCGTCTGGCGTGGGCACTGGGGGCGCGATATTCCCTTGCTGACGAGGATTCCCCGGCTGGTGATCGCCGCTGCCGTCATGGCGGCCGCGTTGTACTTTGCCGTGGATTGGCTCGCCTTGCCCCTTTCTTCCGCCGCACCGCTTGCGACCCGCGCCCTTACGCTCTGCGGCCTGATCGCCGCCGCGATGGCGATCTATTTCGCGGTCGCGTTCGGGACCGGCGGCGCAAGCCTCTCGATGATCCGCCGCAGCGTCAAACGGGGGGCACCGGCCTCATCCGCCGAGCGGGCGAGCGAAGGGGCGGATCGGCAATGA
- a CDS encoding VOC family protein has product MRQSIARVAIVVPDYDEGIAFYCGKLGFDLLDDSDLGGGKRWVVVRPKGAAETALLLARAEGERQRAAIGNQTGGRVGFFLFTDDFGRDHAAMLSAGVTFLEAPRHEVYGTVAVFADPFGNRWDLLQPA; this is encoded by the coding sequence ATGAGACAGTCGATTGCCCGCGTCGCCATCGTCGTGCCCGACTACGACGAGGGCATCGCCTTTTACTGCGGCAAACTCGGCTTCGACCTCCTCGATGACAGCGACCTCGGCGGCGGCAAGCGCTGGGTCGTCGTGCGGCCGAAAGGTGCGGCGGAGACCGCTCTCCTGCTCGCCAGGGCCGAGGGCGAAAGGCAGCGCGCCGCGATCGGCAATCAGACCGGCGGGCGGGTCGGCTTCTTTCTCTTTACCGACGACTTCGGCCGCGATCACGCCGCCATGCTTTCGGCAGGCGTCACATTCCTCGAGGCGCCCCGCCATGAGGTCTACGGAACCGTTGCCGTCTTCGCCGATCCCTTCGGCAATAGGTGGGATCTCCTTCAGCCCGCGTGA
- the trpS gene encoding tryptophan--tRNA ligase, which produces MNEFKPLVFSGVQPTGNLHLGNYLGAIRKFVALQENNDCIYCVVDLHSITAQLVHEDLPGQIRSIAAAFIASGIDPEKHIVFNQSAVPQHAELAWIFNCVARIGWMNRMTQFKDKAGKDRENASLGLLAYPSLMAADILVYRATHVPVGDDQKQHLELTRDIAQKFNIDFMEHIRTRGYGVDIVVGEEPIHAYFPPVEPLIGGPAPRVMSLRDGTKKMSKSDPSDLSRINLMDDADTILKKIRKAKTDPDALPSEADGLKDRPEAENLVGIYAALADRSKEEVLAEFGGQQFSTFKPALADLAVSVLSPITGEMRRLMGDTAHIDAILRKGGERARERAEKTMREVREIIGFLQ; this is translated from the coding sequence ATGAACGAATTCAAGCCGCTCGTATTTTCCGGTGTTCAGCCGACCGGCAACCTGCATCTCGGCAATTATCTCGGCGCGATCCGCAAATTCGTCGCCCTTCAGGAAAACAACGATTGCATCTATTGCGTCGTCGATCTGCACTCGATCACCGCGCAGCTCGTGCATGAGGACCTGCCGGGCCAGATCCGGTCGATCGCGGCGGCTTTCATCGCCTCGGGCATCGACCCCGAAAAGCACATCGTCTTCAACCAGTCGGCCGTGCCGCAGCACGCCGAGCTCGCCTGGATCTTCAACTGCGTCGCCCGCATCGGCTGGATGAACCGGATGACCCAGTTCAAGGACAAGGCCGGCAAGGACCGTGAAAACGCTTCGCTCGGCCTGCTCGCCTATCCGAGCCTGATGGCGGCCGACATCCTCGTTTATCGCGCCACCCACGTGCCCGTCGGCGACGACCAGAAGCAGCACCTGGAACTCACCCGCGACATCGCCCAGAAGTTCAACATCGACTTCATGGAGCATATCCGGACGCGGGGCTACGGCGTCGACATCGTCGTCGGAGAAGAGCCGATCCATGCCTATTTCCCCCCGGTGGAACCCCTGATCGGCGGCCCGGCACCGCGCGTCATGTCGCTGCGCGACGGCACCAAGAAGATGTCGAAATCGGATCCATCCGACCTGTCGCGCATCAATCTGATGGACGACGCCGATACGATCCTGAAGAAGATCCGCAAGGCCAAAACCGATCCGGACGCGCTTCCGAGCGAAGCGGACGGTCTTAAGGATCGACCGGAGGCCGAAAATCTCGTCGGAATTTACGCCGCGCTCGCCGACAGGTCGAAAGAAGAGGTGCTTGCCGAATTCGGCGGCCAGCAATTCTCGACCTTCAAGCCGGCTCTGGCCGATCTCGCCGTCAGCGTGCTTTCGCCGATCACGGGCGAGATGCGCCGGTTGATGGGCGATACCGCGCATATCGACGCTATCCTGCGCAAGGGCGGGGAGCGCGCCCGGGAACGCGCCGAGAAGACCATGCGCGAGGTCCGCGAAATCATCGGCTTTTTGCAGTAG
- a CDS encoding universal stress protein — MVSTRLSRMEGHRRKFMAVIDDTPECGRAVHYAGMRAKNSNGGLVLLYVIADGDFQQWLGVEEIMRAEARDEAEATLAKIAQTVRERIGIEPEIVIREGIATEQIHAAIEEDRDIAILVLAAGSAKEGPGPLVSSIAGKAAAFPIPVTVIPDLLTDEEIDALT; from the coding sequence ATGGTTTCAACCCGACTCTCACGAATGGAAGGCCATCGCCGCAAGTTCATGGCGGTGATCGACGACACGCCCGAATGCGGCCGCGCCGTGCATTATGCCGGTATGCGCGCAAAGAACTCCAATGGCGGCCTCGTGCTGCTCTACGTGATCGCCGACGGCGACTTCCAGCAATGGCTGGGCGTCGAGGAGATCATGCGCGCCGAAGCGCGGGACGAGGCCGAGGCGACGCTGGCCAAGATCGCGCAGACGGTGCGCGAACGGATCGGCATCGAGCCGGAAATCGTCATCCGCGAGGGCATCGCCACGGAACAGATTCACGCCGCCATCGAAGAGGACCGTGACATCGCGATCCTGGTGCTGGCGGCCGGATCGGCGAAGGAAGGCCCGGGGCCGCTCGTTTCGTCCATTGCCGGGAAGGCCGCGGCCTTCCCAATTCCGGTCACGGTCATTCCAGACCTTCTGACGGATGAGGAAATCGACGCGTTGACCTGA
- a CDS encoding NifU family protein, translating to MFIQTEATPNPATLKFLPGKVVMENGTAEFRSEEEALAGSPLAARLFSIPGVTGVYFGYDFITVSKEAQEWQHLKPAILGSIMEHFMSGQPIMSGAGRAEQTDEEDEFFDEGDEAIVATIKELLETRVRPAVAQDGGDITFRGFKDGTVFLNMKGACAGCPSSTATLRHGVQNLLRHFVPEVEAVESV from the coding sequence ATGTTCATCCAGACCGAAGCCACACCGAATCCCGCCACTTTGAAATTCCTGCCGGGCAAGGTGGTGATGGAGAACGGCACCGCCGAATTCCGGAGCGAAGAAGAGGCCCTTGCAGGATCGCCCCTTGCGGCGCGGCTCTTCTCGATCCCCGGCGTCACCGGCGTCTATTTCGGCTATGACTTCATAACCGTTAGCAAGGAAGCGCAGGAGTGGCAGCACCTGAAGCCCGCGATCCTCGGCTCGATCATGGAGCATTTCATGTCGGGGCAGCCGATCATGTCGGGCGCCGGCCGTGCCGAGCAGACGGATGAGGAGGACGAGTTCTTCGACGAGGGCGACGAGGCGATCGTCGCCACGATCAAGGAACTGCTCGAGACGCGGGTTCGGCCCGCCGTCGCCCAGGACGGCGGCGACATCACCTTCCGCGGCTTCAAGGACGGAACGGTGTTCCTGAACATGAAAGGCGCATGCGCCGGCTGCCCCTCTTCGACCGCGACCTTGAGGCACGGCGTGCAGAACCTGTTGCGCCACTTCGTTCCTGAAGTCGAAGCGGTCGAATCCGTCTGA
- the tsaB gene encoding tRNA (adenosine(37)-N6)-threonylcarbamoyltransferase complex dimerization subunit type 1 TsaB, whose amino-acid sequence MLVLAIDTSGSGCFAAVYDGGSGELLACAGAEIGRGHAERLMEFVDEALSVSGRELGEIDRIAVTIGPGSFTGIRVGVAAARGLALALGKPAVGVTTLQVVAESARLKQAGQPVLVVLDAKRDELYLQAFDASGRPQGEAEILAAEEARRRFSGFAGIVCGSGALAVTGAAGGKPDEIDMAILARLGAAADPASARPKPLYLRGPDAKPQAGFAVTRA is encoded by the coding sequence ATGCTAGTTCTTGCCATTGATACATCCGGGTCCGGTTGTTTCGCTGCCGTCTACGACGGCGGCTCCGGAGAGCTTCTGGCATGCGCGGGCGCGGAAATCGGACGTGGCCATGCGGAGCGCCTCATGGAATTCGTGGATGAGGCCTTGAGCGTCTCGGGCCGGGAACTCGGCGAGATCGATCGGATTGCCGTGACGATAGGTCCGGGATCGTTCACCGGGATCCGTGTCGGCGTTGCCGCTGCGCGCGGCCTTGCCCTGGCGCTCGGAAAGCCGGCAGTCGGGGTCACGACGCTTCAGGTCGTCGCCGAAAGCGCGCGGCTGAAACAGGCAGGCCAGCCGGTGCTCGTCGTCCTCGACGCCAAACGGGACGAGCTTTACCTCCAGGCCTTCGATGCTTCGGGACGGCCGCAAGGGGAGGCGGAAATCCTGGCCGCCGAGGAAGCGCGCCGGCGCTTTTCCGGTTTCGCCGGCATCGTCTGCGGCTCCGGTGCCCTTGCAGTCACCGGCGCGGCGGGCGGCAAGCCGGACGAGATCGATATGGCGATCCTCGCCCGGCTGGGCGCGGCGGCCGATCCGGCTTCTGCGCGTCCTAAGCCGCTTTATCTGCGCGGACCGGACGCCAAGCCCCAGGCCGGATTCGCCGTGACCCGCGCCTGA
- a CDS encoding GNAT family N-acetyltransferase has product MSLTDYFTRRAEFDIFALEEADLGAAAALHRQRFAAAWSDGEIHGLLSQETVFGFVARQTNANGMFRPAFGGFVLSRAVAGEAEILTIGVDPRYARSGLGWRLMQAAMREAAVKGAEALFLEVDETNQAAIGLYGKLGFRKVGERKAYYQARPGERSAALVMRLDLR; this is encoded by the coding sequence ATGAGCCTTACCGACTACTTCACCCGCCGCGCCGAATTCGACATTTTTGCGCTTGAAGAGGCCGATCTCGGCGCCGCGGCCGCGCTGCATCGCCAGCGCTTTGCCGCCGCCTGGAGCGACGGCGAAATCCATGGACTCCTGAGTCAGGAGACAGTGTTCGGATTCGTCGCGCGCCAGACCAATGCCAACGGCATGTTCCGGCCGGCCTTCGGCGGCTTCGTCCTGTCGCGGGCGGTCGCCGGCGAGGCCGAGATACTGACGATTGGGGTCGACCCCCGCTACGCGCGCTCCGGTCTCGGCTGGCGCCTCATGCAGGCGGCGATGCGGGAGGCCGCCGTCAAGGGAGCAGAGGCACTGTTCCTGGAAGTCGACGAGACGAACCAGGCCGCGATCGGTCTCTACGGAAAGCTCGGCTTCCGCAAGGTCGGGGAGCGGAAGGCCTATTACCAGGCGCGGCCCGGCGAGCGCAGCGCGGCGCTTGTCATGCGGCTTGATCTTCGTTAG
- a CDS encoding 1-acyl-sn-glycerol-3-phosphate acyltransferase: protein MINWVRVALCGMLLVMVSLVLMPVQILCLWLDLKPRRRLPRHWHRVACLLLGLRVRVHGELDRRRPLLLSANHVSWKDILVLSSVADVVFVAKSDVKSWPVFGLLARLQASVFVEREQKRTTGHQVNDIGRRLADGEIVVLFPEGTTSDGNRLLDIKTSLFGAAASAVPQSPTGVVHVQPLAISYTGIHGMPMGRYHRPIAAWPGDIGLVPHLLGVLREGALEVDVDFGEAVDYDRHANRKEVSRLIEQRIRKMLSDRLRGRSRSAAKLEPAAALSAAPDVPSDARRSR from the coding sequence ATGATCAATTGGGTGCGGGTCGCTCTTTGCGGCATGCTGCTCGTCATGGTCTCGCTGGTGCTGATGCCGGTCCAGATCCTTTGCCTCTGGCTCGATCTGAAACCGCGGCGCCGCCTGCCGCGTCACTGGCATCGCGTCGCCTGCCTGCTGCTCGGCCTGCGCGTCCGCGTCCATGGCGAGCTCGACCGCCGGCGTCCCTTGCTCCTGAGCGCCAATCACGTCTCGTGGAAGGATATCCTGGTGCTTTCCTCGGTGGCGGACGTCGTTTTCGTTGCCAAGTCGGACGTCAAGAGCTGGCCGGTATTCGGGCTTCTCGCCCGCCTCCAGGCATCGGTTTTCGTGGAGCGCGAGCAGAAGCGCACCACCGGTCACCAGGTCAATGATATCGGGCGACGTCTCGCCGATGGGGAAATCGTCGTGCTCTTCCCGGAAGGAACGACCTCCGACGGCAACCGGCTGCTCGACATCAAGACCTCGCTGTTCGGCGCGGCCGCTTCGGCGGTCCCGCAGTCGCCGACCGGCGTGGTTCATGTCCAGCCGCTGGCGATTTCCTACACCGGCATCCACGGCATGCCGATGGGTCGCTATCATCGGCCGATCGCCGCATGGCCGGGCGACATCGGTCTGGTGCCGCACCTTCTCGGGGTGCTCAGAGAGGGAGCCCTGGAGGTCGATGTCGATTTCGGCGAGGCGGTGGATTATGACCGGCACGCGAACCGCAAGGAAGTGAGCCGCCTCATCGAGCAGCGGATCCGCAAAATGCTGTCGGATCGGCTGCGAGGGCGTTCCCGATCCGCCGCGAAGCTCGAGCCGGCTGCCGCACTCTCTGCGGCGCCCGACGTCCCGTCGGACGCGCGAAGGTCGCGGTAG
- the miaB gene encoding tRNA (N6-isopentenyl adenosine(37)-C2)-methylthiotransferase MiaB, with protein sequence MTQETALLSTSPEAGDLNVPARKVFVKTYGCQMNVYDSDRMSDALSRDGYVATDVLEDADFVLLNTCHIREKAAEKVYSELGRLRELKKAKAREGREMLIGVAGCVAQAEGDEILRRVPAVDLVIGPQTYHRLPEALKRARAGQRIVETDYAIEDKFVHLPAPDKAKTRARGVTAFLTVQEGCDKFCTFCVVPYTRGSEVSRPVSQIVAEAEKLVEGGVREITLLGQNVNAWHGEGPHGREWSLGDLLRRLGEIDGLARLRYTTSHPRDMDDSLIEAHRSMAKLMPYLHLPVQSGSDRILKAMNRRHTAAEYLALVERIRAAQPDLALSGDFIVGFPGETDQDFEDTLRLVEEVNYAQAFSFKYSTRPGTPGAELKEQVPEDVKAKRLEILQALLVKQQRGFAEACVGREIDLLLEKPGRMPGQLVGRSPWLQPVNVDAKASQIGDIIRVRITKAGPNSLFAEMIGESDARS encoded by the coding sequence ATGACCCAGGAAACCGCTCTTCTGTCGACGTCGCCCGAGGCGGGCGACCTGAACGTTCCGGCGCGCAAGGTCTTCGTCAAGACCTATGGCTGTCAGATGAACGTCTATGACTCCGACCGCATGTCGGATGCGCTCTCGCGCGACGGCTATGTTGCGACCGATGTCCTGGAAGACGCCGATTTCGTGCTGCTCAACACCTGTCATATCCGCGAAAAGGCTGCCGAAAAGGTCTATTCCGAGCTCGGTCGCCTGCGCGAACTGAAGAAGGCAAAGGCGCGCGAGGGCCGCGAAATGCTGATCGGCGTCGCCGGCTGCGTGGCCCAGGCGGAGGGCGATGAGATTCTCCGCCGCGTCCCGGCGGTCGATCTCGTCATAGGCCCTCAGACCTATCATCGCCTTCCCGAGGCGCTGAAGCGGGCTCGCGCCGGCCAGCGTATCGTGGAAACGGACTATGCCATCGAGGACAAGTTCGTCCATCTGCCGGCGCCCGATAAGGCCAAGACCCGTGCGCGGGGCGTCACGGCTTTCCTGACCGTCCAGGAAGGCTGCGACAAGTTCTGCACTTTCTGCGTGGTACCCTACACGCGCGGCTCGGAAGTCTCGCGCCCGGTGTCACAGATCGTGGCGGAGGCGGAGAAGCTCGTCGAGGGCGGCGTGCGCGAAATCACCCTGCTCGGACAGAATGTCAACGCCTGGCACGGCGAGGGTCCGCATGGGCGCGAATGGAGCCTTGGCGACCTCTTGCGGCGCCTCGGCGAAATCGACGGCCTTGCACGCCTGCGCTATACCACCAGCCATCCGCGCGACATGGACGACAGCCTCATAGAGGCGCACCGGTCGATGGCGAAGCTGATGCCCTATCTGCACCTGCCGGTCCAGTCGGGCTCCGACCGTATCCTGAAGGCGATGAACCGGCGCCACACGGCTGCCGAATACCTGGCGCTCGTCGAGCGCATTCGTGCGGCGCAGCCCGACCTGGCGCTTTCGGGCGATTTCATCGTCGGTTTTCCCGGTGAGACCGATCAGGACTTCGAGGATACCCTACGACTTGTCGAGGAAGTGAACTATGCACAGGCTTTCTCGTTTAAGTATTCGACGCGTCCCGGCACGCCGGGCGCCGAGCTCAAGGAACAGGTTCCCGAGGACGTGAAGGCCAAGCGTTTGGAAATATTGCAGGCTTTGCTCGTAAAGCAGCAGCGCGGTTTCGCCGAGGCCTGTGTGGGTCGGGAGATCGACCTGCTCCTGGAGAAGCCGGGCCGCATGCCGGGGCAGCTCGTCGGCCGGTCGCCGTGGCTGCAGCCCGTGAATGTTGATGCAAAAGCATCGCAAATCGGTGACATTATCAGAGTGCGAATCACCAAGGCCGGGCCGAACAGCCTGTTTGCCGAGATGATCGGGGAATCGGACGCGAGGAGCTGA
- a CDS encoding PhoH family protein, with amino-acid sequence MNGHELISSSSRQSKTSATDANHFVLTFENNRFASELFGQFDQNLKLLEERLRIDARPRGNSVAISGDVVATNQARRALDYLYGRLQSGASIDTSDVEGAIRMAVAADDQLQLPTMERKAKLTMAQISTRKKTIAARTPMQDSYIRAMERAELVFGVGPAGTGKTYLAVAHAAQLLERGAVDRIILSRPAVEAGERLGFLPGDMKEKVDPYLRPLYDALYDMMPGDKVERAITAGVIEIAPLAFMRGRTLANAAVILDEAQNTTSMQMKMFLTRLGENGRMIVTGDPSQVDLPRGVKSGLVEALQILKGVEGVSVIRFKDADVVRHPLVARIVRAYDSQTAVHDESEQSDR; translated from the coding sequence TTGAACGGACACGAACTGATTTCTTCCTCATCTCGCCAGTCGAAGACATCCGCGACGGACGCCAATCACTTCGTGCTCACCTTCGAGAACAACCGCTTTGCGAGCGAGCTCTTCGGTCAGTTCGACCAGAATCTGAAATTGCTGGAAGAACGATTGCGCATCGACGCCCGGCCGCGGGGAAACTCCGTCGCCATCTCCGGTGACGTCGTCGCAACCAATCAGGCGCGCCGTGCCCTCGACTATCTCTACGGAAGGCTGCAGAGTGGCGCTTCGATCGATACATCCGATGTCGAAGGTGCGATCCGCATGGCGGTCGCCGCCGACGATCAGCTGCAGTTGCCGACGATGGAGCGCAAAGCCAAATTGACAATGGCGCAGATTTCGACGCGCAAGAAGACAATCGCTGCGCGCACGCCGATGCAGGATTCCTATATCCGCGCCATGGAGCGGGCCGAGCTCGTCTTCGGCGTCGGTCCTGCGGGCACGGGCAAGACCTATCTCGCCGTCGCCCATGCCGCCCAGCTCCTGGAGCGTGGCGCGGTCGACCGGATCATCCTCTCGCGTCCGGCTGTCGAGGCGGGCGAGCGGCTCGGCTTCCTGCCCGGCGACATGAAGGAGAAGGTCGATCCCTATTTGCGTCCGCTCTATGACGCGCTGTACGACATGATGCCGGGCGACAAGGTCGAGCGGGCAATCACCGCGGGGGTCATCGAGATCGCGCCGCTCGCCTTCATGCGCGGGCGCACGCTTGCCAATGCCGCCGTGATCCTCGACGAGGCGCAGAACACGACGTCGATGCAGATGAAGATGTTCCTGACCCGCCTCGGCGAGAACGGCCGGATGATCGTCACCGGCGATCCGAGTCAGGTCGACCTGCCGCGCGGCGTAAAGTCCGGGCTCGTGGAGGCGCTGCAGATACTCAAGGGCGTGGAGGGCGTCTCGGTGATCCGCTTCAAGGATGCCGACGTCGTCCGTCATCCTCTGGTGGCGCGGATCGTCAGGGCCTATGACAGCCAGACGGCGGTTCACGACGAGAGCGAGCAGAGCGATCGCTGA
- the ybeY gene encoding rRNA maturation RNase YbeY translates to MTALDIQISVEAGDWPPEEELRSFCERVLEAAADFLAREEKQPLPAQAAELSLVFTDDQSIRAINAEWRDQDKATNVLSFPAFPVTPGRMPGPMLGDIVVAHETLRREAVDLEKPFDAHLTHLLVHGFLHLFGYDHIEDDEAERMEGLETRILARLGLSDPYGDQPPH, encoded by the coding sequence ATGACGGCATTGGACATTCAGATCAGCGTCGAGGCAGGAGACTGGCCGCCCGAAGAGGAGCTTCGGTCTTTTTGCGAGCGTGTTCTCGAGGCAGCGGCCGACTTTCTCGCGCGTGAGGAGAAGCAGCCGCTGCCGGCACAGGCGGCGGAACTGTCGCTGGTCTTCACCGACGATCAGTCGATCAGGGCGATCAACGCGGAGTGGCGAGACCAGGACAAGGCGACGAATGTTCTGTCCTTTCCCGCCTTTCCGGTGACGCCGGGCAGGATGCCGGGGCCGATGCTCGGCGACATCGTGGTCGCCCATGAGACGCTCAGGCGGGAGGCGGTGGACCTCGAAAAGCCCTTCGACGCCCATTTGACGCATCTTCTCGTTCATGGATTCCTGCATCTTTTCGGGTATGATCATATCGAAGACGACGAAGCGGAGAGAATGGAGGGGTTGGAGACTCGCATTTTGGCGCGTCTTGGCCTATCTGATCCCTACGGGGACCAACCCCCGCATTGA
- a CDS encoding hemolysin family protein, protein MSDFKTQPAAVATEEAEASGDTEAGSSTAARFEGSKSTSSFWSRAARLLRGVSPSSLREDLADALMTDAEGNAAFSPEERAMLNNILRFREVRVEDVMVPRADIEAVDQNITIGELMVLFEESGRSRMPVYSEGLDDPRGMVHIRDLLAYVTKQARNRRRNGKAHAAATANGDKPERAPRQMKAGFDLSRVDLDKTVEEAGIVRQLLFVPPSMLASDLMQRMQAARIQMALVIDEYGGTDGLVSLEDIVEMVVGDIEDEHDDEEVMFARSSDDVFVADARVELEEIAEAVGPDFDVREQLEDVDTLGGLVFASLGRIPVRGEVVQAIPGFEFQILDADPRRVKRVRIMRKRPPSRRRLPKVEKEPLPDAFTTAGPTGAGAQPPSSFE, encoded by the coding sequence ATGAGCGACTTCAAGACACAGCCGGCCGCTGTCGCGACCGAGGAGGCGGAAGCCTCCGGCGACACCGAGGCCGGTAGTAGTACCGCCGCCCGATTCGAGGGCAGCAAATCCACATCATCATTTTGGAGCCGTGCCGCGCGTCTGTTGCGCGGTGTGAGCCCGTCGAGCCTGCGCGAGGATCTCGCCGATGCGCTCATGACGGACGCCGAAGGCAATGCGGCTTTCTCGCCCGAAGAGCGGGCTATGCTCAACAACATCCTCCGCTTCCGCGAGGTTCGGGTCGAGGACGTGATGGTTCCGCGAGCCGACATCGAAGCGGTGGACCAGAATATCACCATAGGCGAGCTCATGGTGCTCTTCGAGGAGTCGGGACGCTCGCGCATGCCGGTTTACAGCGAGGGGCTCGACGACCCTCGCGGCATGGTGCACATCCGTGACCTTCTTGCCTATGTGACCAAGCAGGCGCGCAACCGCCGCCGCAACGGCAAAGCCCATGCGGCGGCGACGGCGAACGGCGACAAGCCCGAAAGGGCGCCCCGGCAGATGAAGGCAGGCTTCGATCTTTCTCGCGTCGATCTCGACAAGACGGTGGAGGAGGCGGGGATCGTCCGGCAGCTCCTGTTCGTGCCGCCGTCGATGCTCGCCTCGGATCTCATGCAGCGCATGCAGGCCGCGCGCATCCAGATGGCACTCGTCATCGATGAATACGGCGGAACGGACGGTCTCGTATCACTCGAGGACATCGTCGAAATGGTGGTCGGCGACATCGAGGACGAGCATGACGACGAGGAAGTGATGTTCGCGCGCAGCTCGGACGACGTCTTCGTCGCCGACGCCCGGGTGGAGCTCGAGGAGATCGCCGAGGCGGTCGGACCGGACTTCGACGTGCGCGAGCAACTCGAGGATGTCGATACGCTGGGCGGACTCGTCTTCGCATCGCTCGGCCGGATTCCTGTCCGCGGCGAGGTGGTGCAGGCGATTCCCGGCTTCGAATTCCAGATTCTCGATGCCGATCCGCGTCGCGTCAAACGCGTCAGGATCATGCGCAAGCGTCCGCCGTCACGCCGCCGCCTGCCGAAGGTCGAGAAGGAGCCGTTGCCCGATGCGTTCACCACGGCCGGCCCCACTGGGGCGGGTGCCCAGCCCCCGTCCTCGTTCGAATAG